One genomic region from Bacteroidota bacterium encodes:
- a CDS encoding helix-turn-helix domain-containing protein, producing MVPLAKLQSDVEHRSSFSLERCELNIYQTLRPASDFHLKFGGFTVTSMLRGRKVMHLDGIQDFDYVPGETVICPRETLMRIDFPDANLETPTQCTALVIEDGYLQQQLDFLNMSMLPTALQSSWQINVGDAHLRNTESIARITEKLLRVITSGHPRKDTFAELALKELVLGIVQEQQLRALLSPNLAKDFTPFAALLQFVHRNLTSEITVAQLCKITGMSKSQLYREFTTAFGISPKQFVLNERITHARLLLQQEGISVKEACYASGFSDPNYFVRAFKKVTGITPGKIGR from the coding sequence ATGGTTCCCTTGGCCAAGCTTCAGTCGGATGTCGAGCACCGTTCGTCGTTTTCATTGGAACGCTGCGAGTTGAACATTTACCAGACGTTGCGTCCGGCATCGGATTTCCATCTCAAGTTTGGCGGATTTACGGTCACCTCGATGTTGCGCGGTCGCAAGGTGATGCACCTCGATGGCATTCAGGACTTTGACTACGTGCCTGGCGAAACGGTGATCTGTCCGCGCGAGACGCTGATGCGCATAGACTTTCCGGATGCCAACTTGGAAACGCCGACGCAATGCACGGCTTTGGTCATCGAAGACGGCTATTTGCAGCAGCAATTGGATTTCCTGAACATGTCGATGTTGCCGACCGCTTTGCAAAGCAGTTGGCAGATCAACGTCGGCGATGCCCACCTGCGAAATACGGAAAGCATCGCGCGCATCACGGAAAAGCTCCTGCGTGTGATCACAAGCGGGCATCCGCGCAAGGATACCTTTGCCGAATTGGCACTCAAGGAATTGGTATTGGGCATTGTTCAGGAGCAGCAATTGCGGGCCCTGCTTTCCCCGAATTTGGCCAAGGACTTCACCCCATTCGCAGCGCTGTTGCAATTTGTTCACCGCAACCTCACGTCCGAGATTACCGTCGCGCAGCTCTGCAAAATCACGGGTATGAGCAAATCCCAGCTGTACCGCGAATTCACGACCGCATTTGGAATATCGCCGAAGCAATTTGTGCTCAACGAGCGAATCACCCATGCACGGTTGCTGTTACAACAAGAAGGCATCAGCGTGAAAGAAGCCTGTTATGCATCGGGATTTTCAGATCCCAACTATTTTGTGCGGGCGTTCAAGAAAGTCACCGGCATCACGCCCGGGAAGATTGGTAGATAG
- a CDS encoding c-type cytochrome — MNRISAMWLIVIGLQGCAAFEPPAPSDDSLLDGPISGLSGEENRRFLAGDVAFNDEVFTRSTGLGPIFVATSCGTCHAGDGKGHPFSALTRFGQTDSTGNQFLDQGGPQLQHLAIPGFQPEQLPAGATSSLFIPPANTGLGYLEAVSDADILAMADPLDINGDGISGVPNYIEMPAFVRPAANAIPRSGKYIGRFGRKAAAYNLLHQTVNAYYQDMGIASEYFPVDILTNQACDPEVSMQTMSDLVFYLQTLKAPIQRTPSDATVGTGKQLFIQIGCEACHRANLQTSVSDIAPLSQVTFHPYTDLLMHDMGSGLDDGYTEGTALTSEWRTTPLWGLGLSANSQGGSLYLMHDGRAHSIQEAIELHGGEAAGSKDRYLQLTENEKDAVITFLNSL, encoded by the coding sequence ATGAATCGAATTTCTGCAATGTGGTTGATCGTCATCGGATTGCAGGGCTGTGCGGCATTTGAGCCGCCAGCTCCTTCCGACGATTCCTTGCTCGACGGTCCGATCAGCGGACTTTCAGGGGAGGAGAATCGCCGATTTTTGGCAGGAGATGTGGCTTTCAACGACGAAGTGTTTACCCGTAGCACCGGACTCGGGCCGATTTTTGTTGCCACGAGTTGCGGCACCTGCCATGCCGGCGACGGAAAAGGACATCCTTTTTCAGCATTGACAAGATTTGGCCAAACCGACAGCACGGGCAACCAATTTCTCGATCAAGGCGGTCCGCAATTGCAGCATTTGGCGATTCCGGGATTTCAACCTGAACAGTTGCCCGCCGGAGCGACTTCGTCCTTGTTTATTCCGCCGGCCAATACGGGTTTGGGCTACTTGGAAGCTGTATCAGACGCTGACATTTTGGCCATGGCCGATCCGCTTGACATCAACGGCGACGGCATTTCCGGGGTGCCCAATTACATCGAAATGCCCGCTTTTGTGAGGCCTGCTGCGAATGCCATCCCGCGCAGCGGCAAGTATATCGGTCGCTTCGGCCGCAAGGCAGCTGCCTATAACTTGCTCCATCAGACTGTGAATGCCTATTATCAGGACATGGGAATTGCTTCCGAATATTTTCCGGTAGACATCCTGACCAATCAGGCTTGTGATCCCGAGGTTTCGATGCAAACAATGTCGGACCTTGTTTTTTACCTGCAGACGCTCAAAGCACCCATTCAGCGCACGCCATCCGACGCGACGGTGGGTACAGGCAAACAGTTGTTCATTCAGATTGGTTGTGAAGCCTGCCACAGGGCAAACCTTCAAACGTCCGTATCCGACATTGCCCCACTTTCGCAGGTCACTTTTCATCCCTACACCGACCTGTTGATGCACGACATGGGCAGCGGCCTCGACGATGGTTATACCGAAGGTACCGCCCTTACCTCCGAATGGCGTACCACCCCGCTTTGGGGCCTCGGATTGTCAGCCAATTCGCAAGGAGGAAGCCTGTATTTGATGCATGACGGCAGAGCGCATTCGATCCAAGAAGCGATTGAATTACATGGGGGAGAGGCGGCAGGGAGCAAGGATAGATACTTGCAATTGACTGAAAATGAAAAAGATGCCGTGATCACCTTTCTCAATTCGCTGTAA
- a CDS encoding aldehyde dehydrogenase: protein MATLVSPSSTVFPGTNISFKPKYDNFIGGEFVAPANGAYFDNISPINGQVFTQAARSTQADIEKALDAAWAAFPRWSKSSAASRSNLLLKIAQIMEDNLEYLATVETIDNGKAIRETLAADLPLCIDHFRYFAGVIRAEEGGISEHDETTVSINLHEPIGVVGQIIPWNFPLLMATWKIAPALAAGCCVVVKPAEQTPTSILVLMELLADVLPAGVLNVVTGFGPEAGKPLATSPRINKVAFTGETTTGRLIMQYASENLIPVTMELGGKSPNIFFESVAAHDDAFFDKAVEGAVMFALNQGEVCTCPSRILVHENIYDRFMERVIARTNAIVMGNPLDSSTMMGAQASEDQYKKILSYFDIGKQEGASLLCGGAPKSLNGGLENGYYIQPTIFKGNNKMRIFQEEIFGPVTSVTTFKDTEEAIAIANDTLYGLGAGVWTRDAHEIYQVPRAIQAGRVWVNCYHAYPAHAPFGGYKKSGFGRENHKMMLSYYRQTKNMLISYSKEKLGFF from the coding sequence ATGGCAACTTTAGTATCTCCTTCATCTACAGTATTTCCGGGCACGAACATCAGCTTCAAGCCCAAGTATGACAACTTCATCGGCGGGGAGTTTGTAGCTCCTGCGAATGGTGCCTACTTCGACAATATCTCGCCGATCAACGGGCAGGTATTTACACAGGCAGCACGTTCCACCCAAGCCGACATCGAAAAGGCCTTGGACGCTGCTTGGGCCGCATTCCCCCGCTGGAGCAAGTCCTCCGCGGCCTCCCGTTCCAACCTGCTGCTCAAAATCGCGCAGATCATGGAAGACAACCTCGAGTACCTCGCCACCGTCGAAACCATTGACAACGGCAAGGCCATCCGCGAAACGCTCGCTGCCGACTTGCCGCTCTGCATCGACCACTTCCGTTACTTTGCCGGCGTGATCCGTGCGGAGGAGGGAGGCATCTCCGAACATGACGAAACGACGGTTTCCATCAACCTCCATGAACCCATCGGCGTTGTCGGTCAGATCATTCCCTGGAATTTTCCCTTGTTGATGGCCACTTGGAAAATCGCACCTGCACTTGCTGCCGGTTGCTGTGTCGTTGTCAAGCCTGCCGAGCAGACCCCGACTTCGATCCTCGTTCTCATGGAGCTGTTGGCCGATGTCTTGCCTGCCGGTGTGCTCAATGTCGTCACGGGATTCGGTCCAGAGGCTGGCAAACCGCTTGCGACTTCGCCGAGAATCAACAAGGTGGCCTTCACCGGTGAAACCACCACGGGGCGCCTCATCATGCAATACGCCTCCGAAAACCTCATTCCGGTGACCATGGAACTGGGCGGAAAATCTCCCAATATTTTCTTCGAGTCTGTTGCTGCCCATGACGATGCCTTTTTTGACAAGGCTGTCGAAGGGGCCGTCATGTTTGCGCTGAACCAAGGCGAGGTTTGCACCTGCCCCTCCCGAATTTTGGTCCATGAAAACATCTACGACCGATTCATGGAGCGTGTGATTGCCCGCACCAATGCCATCGTGATGGGTAATCCGCTGGACAGCAGTACAATGATGGGCGCGCAGGCTTCCGAAGATCAGTACAAGAAGATTCTGAGCTACTTTGACATTGGCAAGCAGGAAGGTGCAAGCCTGCTCTGTGGCGGAGCACCAAAATCGCTGAATGGTGGCCTCGAAAACGGTTATTACATTCAACCGACGATTTTCAAAGGCAACAACAAAATGCGCATTTTCCAGGAGGAAATCTTTGGTCCGGTGACTTCGGTGACGACGTTCAAAGACACCGAGGAGGCCATTGCCATTGCCAACGATACGCTTTACGGCTTGGGCGCAGGCGTTTGGACGCGCGACGCGCATGAGATTTACCAAGTGCCGCGCGCCATTCAGGCCGGACGTGTTTGGGTGAATTGTTACCATGCCTATCCGGCCCATGCGCCGTTTGGTGGCTACAAAAAATCCGGATTTGGCCGCGAAAATCACAAGATGATGCTGTCGTATTACCGGCAGACCAAGAATATGCTCATCTCGTATTCGAAGGAAAAACTTGGATTTTTTTGA
- a CDS encoding Rieske 2Fe-2S domain-containing protein gives MDRKSFLKSCGVACLGAGFLVSFLESCGTTKRIQAPIESSDLVVDLSAFDNKGKKDNPFHMAVIADNEILQDPICIFRSADGQTFTALLMRCTHQGAQLQLFGDKLQCPAHGSEFDPKGAVVQGPAVDHLRTFPVSIQGAQLRISLK, from the coding sequence ATGGACAGAAAATCATTTCTCAAAAGTTGTGGTGTTGCCTGTTTGGGTGCCGGCTTCCTCGTGAGTTTCCTTGAATCCTGCGGCACCACGAAACGCATCCAAGCACCCATCGAATCTTCAGATTTGGTCGTTGACCTGTCTGCATTCGACAACAAGGGCAAAAAGGACAATCCGTTTCACATGGCAGTCATCGCCGACAACGAAATCTTGCAGGATCCGATCTGCATTTTCCGGTCTGCGGATGGCCAAACCTTCACTGCGCTGCTGATGCGCTGCACGCACCAAGGTGCGCAACTGCAACTCTTTGGCGACAAGCTCCAATGCCCGGCGCATGGCAGCGAATTTGATCCGAAAGGTGCTGTCGTTCAGGGCCCTGCCGTCGATCATTTGCGCACATTTCCCGTTTCGATTCAAGGCGCTCAACTCCGAATTTCCCTCAAATGA
- a CDS encoding response regulator transcription factor → MEERQLKAIIIDDEERARTSLGTLLSEFCPEVQVIGTAANVPDGVLAINKLRPDLVFLDIEMPEYNGFELLSFFRDVDFEFVFVTAYNEYALRAFEVSAVDYLLKPVEIGLLQAAVAKAQQRRFANSMQQRIDVLKEAFKGDDLKRIALTVNDGLIFVDVADIELLEADGAYTKVILHNGTHMLVSKKLKLFEDILLHRPNFSRPHRSYILNLNFVKKYARGESLLLMDNGTSVPVARERKARI, encoded by the coding sequence ATGGAAGAAAGGCAACTCAAAGCCATCATCATCGACGACGAAGAGCGGGCAAGAACCTCCCTGGGAACCTTGCTGTCGGAATTTTGCCCCGAGGTGCAGGTCATCGGCACGGCCGCCAACGTGCCCGATGGTGTCCTCGCAATCAATAAGTTGAGGCCAGATCTCGTCTTCCTCGACATCGAGATGCCCGAATACAACGGTTTCGAGTTGCTAAGCTTTTTCCGGGACGTAGACTTTGAATTTGTGTTCGTCACCGCCTACAATGAATATGCCCTCCGCGCATTCGAAGTCTCCGCCGTGGATTACCTGCTCAAACCTGTCGAAATTGGCCTCTTGCAAGCCGCGGTCGCCAAGGCGCAACAACGCCGCTTTGCCAACTCCATGCAGCAGCGCATCGACGTCCTGAAAGAAGCCTTCAAAGGCGACGACCTCAAACGCATCGCCCTCACCGTCAACGATGGACTGATCTTCGTCGACGTAGCCGATATCGAATTGCTGGAAGCCGATGGCGCCTACACAAAAGTGATTCTCCATAACGGCACCCACATGCTCGTGAGCAAAAAACTGAAGCTATTCGAAGACATCCTCCTGCACCGCCCCAATTTTTCGCGCCCGCACCGGAGCTATATCCTCAACCTGAATTTCGTTAAGAAGTATGCCCGAGGAGAAAGTTTGCTCTTGATGGACAATGGAACGAGCGTCCCCGTGGCGCGGGAAAGAAAAGCAAGAATTTGA